One region of Zingiber officinale cultivar Zhangliang chromosome 7B, Zo_v1.1, whole genome shotgun sequence genomic DNA includes:
- the LOC122003603 gene encoding indole-3-pyruvate monooxygenase YUCCA6-like: MERWREMEGKSLHDPLHHSHHEATAGEASLQDTVWVDGPVIVGAGPSGLAVAACLKEKGIPSTLLERSACLAPLWQLKTYERLRLHLPKRFCQLPLSPFPASFPNYPSKGQFVDYLHAYARRFHLRPNFNHTVVSAAFDRGLDLWRVEASVPGRGRTIHYLSRWLVVATGENAEPFIPDIDGAAAFRGAIVHTSSYWSGAEFEGKRVLVVGCGNSGMEVCLDLCNHNARPSLVVRDTVHVLPREMLGRSTFGLSMWLLKWLPVRAVDRILLLISRLMLGDTQRFGLLRPDLGPLQLKSLSGKTPVLDVGALDKIKSGQVQVVPAIKRLTVEGAEFVDARCEDFDAIILATGYKSNVPTWLKEREFFSEKDGFPRKVFPCRWKGEKGLYAVGFTRQGLMGTSADATRIAQDIQQRWRQYNA, translated from the exons ATGGAGCGTTGGCGAGAGATGGAAGGCAAATCGCTACACGATCCCTTGCACCACAGCCACCACGAGGCGACCGCCGGGGAGGCGTCGCTGCAGGACACAGTGTGGGTCGACGGACCCGTTATAGTAGGAGCCGGCCCTTCCGGCCTCGCCGTGGCGGCCTGTCTGAAGGAAAAGGGCATCCCCAGCACCCTCCTGGAGCGCTCCGCCTGCCTCGCCCCTCTGTGGCAGCTCAAGACCTACGAACGCCTCCGCCTCCACCTCCCCAAGCGCTTCTGCCAGCTACCCCTATCCCCCTTCCCCGCCTCCTTTCCGAACTACCCCTCCAAAGGCCAGTTCGTCGACTACCTACACGCCTACGCCCGGCGCTTCCACCTCCGCCCCAACTTCAACCACACCGTCGTCAGCGCCGCCTTCGACCGCGGCCTCGACCTCTGGCGCGTCGAGGCCAGTGTCCCCGGACGCGGCCGAACCATCCACTACCTCTCCCGCTGGCTCGTCGTCGCCACCGGCGAGAATGCGGAGCCGTTCATCCCGGACATCGACGGCGCCGCGGCGTTCCGCGGCGCCATCGTGCACACCAGCTCCTACTGGAGCGGCGCCGAGTTCGAGGGCAAGCGCGTGCTCGTCGTCGGCTGCGGCAACTCCGGCATGGAGGTCTGCTTGGACCTCTGCAACCACAATGCCCGGCCCTCCCTCGTCGTCCGCGACACG GTTCACGTCCTCCCGCGGGAGATGCTGGGCCGGTCCACCTTCGGCCTCTCCATGTGGCTCCTAAAGTGGCTCCCGGTTCGGGCCGTGGACCGCATTCTCCTACTCATCTCCCGGCTCATGCTCGGCGACACCCAGCGGTTCGGCTTGCTCCGGCCCGACCTGGGTCCGCTCCAGCTCAAGTCCCTCTCCGGTAAGACCCCGGTCCTCGATGTCGGCGCCCTCGACAAGATCAAGTCAGGCCAAGTCCAG GTTGTCCCTGCAATAAAGCGTTTAACTGTCGAGGGAGCAGAGTTCGTGGACGCAAGGTGTGAAGACTTCGACGCGATTATTTTAGCTACAGGCTACAAGAGCAACGTACCTACATGGTTAAAG GAGCGAGAGTTTTTCTCTGAGAAAGATGGATTTCCACGCAAAGTGTTTCCCTGTCGTTGGAAGGGGGAGAAGGGCCTCTACGCCGTGGGTTTCACACGGCAAGGTTTGATGGGTACTTCGGCGGACGCCACGAGAATAGCTCAGGATATCCAGCAACGTTGGAGGCAATATAATGCATGA